The Deltaproteobacteria bacterium genome contains the following window.
TGGGGAGCGAGGGGTTCCATTCCAGTTTCCGGGCAAGAATACCTAAAGTACGGGGGAGATACCACCTGCATCGAAATCAGATCGAGTGAGGATGAAATCATCATCATTGATGCCGGCACGGGTATCCGGAAGTTAGGGATTCGATTGCTGGAAGAAGAAAGATTTCAATACAATATGATTTTTACCCATTCCCATTGGGATCATATTTTGGGATTTCCCTTTTTTAAACCGATCTACCGGAAGGAAACGTCCATTCACATGTTTGGCTGTCCCTTTACTCAGGACTCCATAAAAAAGATGATCTCCAAAGTCATGGCGGCCCCCAACTTTCCGGTGGATTTCGAGAAGGTTCAAGCGAATATTTCCTACCATCAATCCTGCGCAAACAGTTTTGCCATTAAATCCATGAATGTAACCCCCATTGCCACCAGTCATCCCA
Protein-coding sequences here:
- a CDS encoding MBL fold metallo-hydrolase, which gives rise to MIIRCWGARGSIPVSGQEYLKYGGDTTCIEIRSSEDEIIIIDAGTGIRKLGIRLLEEERFQYNMIFTHSHWDHILGFPFFKPIYRKETSIHMFGCPFTQDSIKKMISKVMAAPNFPVDFEKVQANISYHQSCANSFAIKSMNVTPIATSHPNPGIGYKFIEDGRAFVFLTDNELTFKHPGGLDYKDYVNFSSGADLLIHDSEYTEEEYKIRKTWGHSVYKDALRLALDAKVKKFGLFHHNQDRTDASIEEMIQNCRQVIEDQKADLECFGVYEGMEIQL